The following DNA comes from Halobacillus litoralis.
ATTGAAACGGAATAGGTTTGTCCGGGACCTGAGAAAAAAACACTTAATCCCGCAATAGCGACAATGACCCACCCATAATAAAATGGCGTCTGGACAGGCGCTTTGCCATTCTTGATCCCCATTAACTTCCTCCCCCTATGGCTGTCTTACAAAATCAAGCACTTCTTCAAAAAGTTCTTCTTTGTCATCCCCATGACAAATCAAGTGTTTGGATTTTTTCAAAAAAACCAACTCTTTTTCTTTTGATGGAATTTCTTTCTCTAAGTATAAGGCAGCTTCTTTCGGTACCATACCGTCTAACTCGCCCTGGATGATCAATACAGGACATCTTACGTCTTTCAGGTAAGGTCTCGTGAATTGCACACATTTCATAAACTCAAATGTAGAAAACAGATAGGTATCCTTCAGCTTCTTCTGATATCTGGTAAACAATTCATTAGATGCAAGAGCTCCATTAAAAGCGTCCCCTAACATTTCCAATACGTCCTTGTACATCTGCGGCAAGCTCACATATTTTCCTGCTGCTGAGAGAAGGACGATTCGATCCAAGTGATATTTCGCAGTTAAGTAAGCTGCTATCATACCTCCCATGGAAAATCCGATAACATAGATTTTCTCGTGCCTTTTCCTCAAATCCAGCAAAGCGAGTTCTGCCGTAGCAATCCATTCTTGATAATAATGCCCTTCGAGGTCGAGTTTCTCCCCATGGCCAGGTAAGGTAGGATTAGCAATTTCCCAATCCGTCCGCGCCTCAAGGAAATCGACGAGAGGTTGTACTTCTTCCGGGCTTCCTGTATATCCATGTATACATAAACATCCAATACTCATGCTTCTCTTCCTCCGCACATTATTATTTCGCCTTACGAAACATTATAGCACACCAGAAAATACTATAGAAAAGGCGCGCTATACCAAATAGCGCGCGTTACTTGATTCCTTTGACAAATGTACCGATCCCCTTGACTAGAGGACTCACTTGTTTAAACGTCTTCATAACTTGCCCCGTGGTCGACATCATTTTGTCGAAATCCATTTGCCCTTCTTCATCCTGAAAGTAATTCATTACACCTTTGGGAATCGAGCCAACATTAAATGACGCGTTGGGATTCCCCGGATTAGGATTACCGGTCTCAGTATAACCTGGATAGTTGTAACTATTCATATAAGGGTACTGATAAGCATACATTCCATTCGAGTAGCCGTCATAACCCATGACATTCGCTTGTTGATTCGGGTACATCTGCTGATAAGCTGTCTGATCGTAGGCAGGGTTGGCAGGGTAACGGTACCATTCATTCCAATAAGGATAATATGGGTACATAAGTGTGTTCCACCTTTAACGTATTTACTTCAGCCTATGTAAAATGACGAAAAAAGTGATTGAGATTCAACCCCCTCCATGAAAATACAACACGCATCGGAACTTCCCGGCACAAACGCACAAGAGCATCTCGGGCATACCTTCTTTCACTATTACCGGGGCTTTAAAAACCCAAGTGATTCACCCATCACTTGTTCAATAAAAATCGATGGAGTCTTGATTGAAAAAACGCTCTTCTCCCTTTATTCCTAAAGCACGCTTCATTTTCTGTTCCTGAAACCCGAGAATCTTCTCTTCCTCTATAAAAGTGGCAGGTGTACCATATACTCTCAACCCTTGCAATTCCCTGAAGTACTCTCGATTATCAGAAACATTACGTTCTTCAAAATCAACGTCCCATTCTCCTAATTGTGTCTTCACCTTCTCACAATTGCTGCAATGATTGCTTGTATAAACAATTACGTTCGAGTTCGTCAATGATCCCCCTCCTTGTTTCTTATTTCCATGGTTCAAATGACCCGATTCCATCACACATACCCAAAAACTCATTTTCATAATAAAGTGTATGAATTTCTATGTAAAGGGGAGGCCCTCCCCCTCAACCTCAATCTGAGAAAAGCTTATTTAATGGCTTTTCACCACTAATCAAGTCATAACTC
Coding sequences within:
- a CDS encoding alpha/beta hydrolase; protein product: MSIGCLCIHGYTGSPEEVQPLVDFLEARTDWEIANPTLPGHGEKLDLEGHYYQEWIATAELALLDLRKRHEKIYVIGFSMGGMIAAYLTAKYHLDRIVLLSAAGKYVSLPQMYKDVLEMLGDAFNGALASNELFTRYQKKLKDTYLFSTFEFMKCVQFTRPYLKDVRCPVLIIQGELDGMVPKEAALYLEKEIPSKEKELVFLKKSKHLICHGDDKEELFEEVLDFVRQP
- a CDS encoding YppG family protein; its protein translation is MYPYYPYWNEWYRYPANPAYDQTAYQQMYPNQQANVMGYDGYSNGMYAYQYPYMNSYNYPGYTETGNPNPGNPNASFNVGSIPKGVMNYFQDEEGQMDFDKMMSTTGQVMKTFKQVSPLVKGIGTFVKGIK
- a CDS encoding glutaredoxin family protein → MTNSNVIVYTSNHCSNCEKVKTQLGEWDVDFEERNVSDNREYFRELQGLRVYGTPATFIEEEKILGFQEQKMKRALGIKGEERFFNQDSIDFY